Genomic window (Capsicum annuum cultivar UCD-10X-F1 chromosome 10, UCD10Xv1.1, whole genome shotgun sequence):
agaaagtatatattatttttaaagtagAACCatcctaattttaaaattatcttaTTCTAATTAATTGATTCATTTCTAATATGTTTTTGTCTATTTTGAGTTAAGTTATATTTTGATCTAGAAAACCTCACATTACAACCCCACAAATATTCACATAAAACTTACACGGTGTATACACTAAGCCAATATATGCAtatcatgtgtttgaatttaaaatttatgttacttaatcatgattaattaatatttattttacttaatttaattacttaaCTATGATAAAAAACATTAGTTTGATGTATACACCGGATGCGTGTAAGTTTTTATTCAAATATTCACCAATTATTTTAGAACATAAGTTTTaagagttttttattttcttaatattaacTACCGTATCAAATCAAATAATGCCACATAAAATAAGACGAGGAAAAATGTTAATTTGAATTCAGTATAAAAGCCAACACCTATACATAAGTGGAATCACTACAACCCTTCTATACATACGAAACAAATTGAAATGCCAAATACATACATGCAAACAgtcattattttttctaaaaagtgGTATTATGCCACTTAAAAAATCCAATAAAATAGATTGGTGCACTAAGCTCAAGCTCTACTAGGAGGTtcaacatttaatatatatatatatatataaaataattttaatcatgtatatataacataattttccgTCGAAAGGAATTCGGATGAACCCTGATTATAGTGTAGATCCGTCACTGCGAGCAAGGGCGGAACTACACTTACAATAGGGTTCATTCAAATCCTCTTTAacggaaaattatattatatatacatggctaaaattaatttttatgtatatatagtagatgtcaaATCCCCTTTAGTTAGTTTGACCCCCTTGATAAAATTCCTGACTCCGCCACTGACCTGGAGACCCCAAGTGCTCTACCTCGAGTAGACCATATTGATTCTAAAGTATTATACTTTTCAACATGATAGGCGGTTTCATGACCATATTATACTTTACTCTATTTGTAAAATATGACTTTTGTTTGAGGGGTTACGAGATTTCTTTCAATATTAATGTTTCAATTTATGTGCTATAATTTGgttcaataaagaaaaattctccttttgtttatatatatatacacaatttgATTTGATTCAGATAAAGTAAATTACAAGACAGGAGTTTTTTTAAAGAAGTTTGATTGTGATGGTATAGGTGCCCGGTTCCATAACATTTTTATGATTATAGAATATGTTTACTTCAATATAGTTTGATTCAATAAAAGAAATTCCCATTTCAATtcatgtatttatataatttgatttgattctgATAGTAActataaaaatattcttgaacttgtgaTATTAGAAGAGGCATAAAGTTTTTAtggttataaaatatatttattcgtgtttaaaatccaaactaatcttGAACTTATGATGTAGGCAGAATTACCCCTACATGTGAAGATATAATAAAGTTGTTTCTCTAACAAATCATTCTActcaaataattaaaacatacatagacaatgaaaaagaaaagtaaagtaaCTATAATAGCCAAAAAATCatgttgaaaataatttaaaaacttaatgTGATAAATCATGTTGAATCATTGCTCCATATAGtgtataaaatttcaaattaatttgcaTTAATTGACTTAATTAGTTTGCATTTCTTGAAACACATATAATAATCAGAACCAAATGGCTCTTTAATTCTATCTATTACATAATAACCCTAAAAACCTAACATGAACCACCTAAATGAAGTTTCATTAGGCAACATTGGCTTCAAAAGCAAACTATTTCTAACTAGTCACACATCTTTCAAATAGATGTCTCTCTTCTAAAGACACTGAATTTTATCAAACTCTTAATTTACTTTTTATTGCGACTCCAATCAGGGGGCGGACAGAGCACCCACTGCACTCGACGCGAAAttgataaaattacataaaaaatatataaaaataaatatataatatataaaaatacccACTAAACAAAAGGTTCGTTGAGTGCATTGATATTTATGTTTGACTTTAAGATTTTCCAATAGAAGGATGTCCTTGGTTTGAACTTcaagaggtaattttttttttttaaatttttaaattttttaaacactCACTATCCTTAAATTCTGAATCCGCCACTGACTCCAACCCTAACCTAACTATAGTTACCACCGGTGCCATAGCCCTGATTAATCCCACCACCAACACGAGTGTTATGAGCAGTAGATGCCCTTTGAGTCCCCGTGGCTGTTCTGATGGGGTGTGACTGTGACTGAACCACCCCATCAGTCACTTGACCCATGGGCTCACCAGTGCCATGGTCTGGTAAGGCTGACATCTGGTGTAGCCCAGTTGAGTGTCCAGTAGGCCCCGTAGTCGTGTTTGAATAATGTGGCCTGCCTTGAGTCGCCTGTTTGTTCATCTCTGCTTCATTGatcctttcttctttcttctctgtTGCCATCTCTTTCTCTGTTGGATTTTTGGCTGTCATCCTCTCCACCTATTTGAATGTgcaatcaaaaaaaaataaaaaattagtgtcATGACTCTAATACTTAGGTGAATATCCAACATCTTTTTTTGCCAAACACATCGACAGACTCCTCAACTCGACACGATCTTTTACTTTGAACTCCTCAACTCGACACGATTTTTCACTTTGAAAGATAAAGTAAGGATCTTTCACTTTGAAAGATAAAATGAACGTTGTTTATTTTAAACACCTTAAATAACTGTACACTAACTGTACACCGTGTCCTTTCCTTCCGTTGGCATGAAAAAGTAAGTGTAGAACACTACTCGATACGATCTACTACTCGATATGATCTTTTACTTTGAAAGATAAAAGTGAACGTtgtttattttaaacaactaaaataactgtacACTGTGACACTTTCCTTTTGTTGGCATGAAAAAGTGAGTGTAGAACACTCGCTTTTGAACGAGTGACAAACATTTCTTCCACTGGCATGACAAAGTGACTCGCGTTTGAACGAGTGACAAcattattttagcttattttcatttaattttatctatttttttttcatttaaaataatttggCACAAATCAATTGACCGTCTAGTCCATGTAGCAAGTGCAACGCATGGATCCGAGCTGGTACAaaaaggtgtcaaagtgacacagTCTATAACGTGTCACTTTATGACTATTTTAGGTGCTTAATGAACAACGTTCACTTTAAATGCGGAAACAAAAAATCTTGCCAAGAAGAATCTTGTCGACTTGAGTATCCAACCTGTCGatgtgtttgaatttttttttttttaaaaatgacatgacACTTCAACGATTGCATTTTTACAcaaattcttcttctttatatatGATATAAAGTTTCTTTATACTTGATTTATGCAAGTAACGCTATGTTTGGGCAATATAAATACATGTTTGGCTAATGTCTAACTATATGACACGTGTCCAATTTTTGCCTCTTGTCATCAGTCTTTGCTACTATATTTTAACATGTGTCAAGTACGTCGCACTTTTTAGGATGAGGTTTCTTTtgcaaaaattgaaaatttttattgcttttttgttattatcttttttCGTTTCTTCTTACTAAGAttcttatattaaatataaatattttattttactatcTATTTTATAAAACAAGACAATTTTGTCATTTGtttcttatattattattaatattaaataactataaaaaataaaatacaaatattttcTTAGTGTTACCCTTCAACACTTTTATCGACTCAAATCATGTATCACTTCTCATCATCAAATAGTCTATGCATGTCTTTATTATCTCTGCCAGATGTAAATAGACATTAAAGATATTAAAGTCAACGTATAATAACTTGATTGTCTGGTTGTTTAAATGTTGTTAATGAAAatagtaatttaatattttatatattttggtgcTTTTTACTTTTAAATCGATTCACCGTCTACATGCCCTTTACATCCCATCATTCTAAAGAACACTTGCCCACCCCCCGTCTTACCGCGACTGCTGGCACGAAGTTAGCGGGACTTCACATTATTATATAAATCGTAAATATCTTTCtaaaatgtatgtatgtatttgatGTTGTCAAACGTATTTCTAGAACAAGGATGGTGAAAAGGGGTGCTTGATATACCATTAGATTGAATCTATTATCACTGACAGACGAAAATCATGTGTAATTATTTGTCGCTAAGTCATGACTTTTCTTATGGTTAGA
Coding sequences:
- the LOC107843948 gene encoding 18 kDa seed maturation protein, giving the protein MQSLKCHVIFKKKKIQTHRQVERMTAKNPTEKEMATEKKEERINEAEMNKQATQGRPHYSNTTTGPTGHSTGLHQMSALPDHGTGEPMGQVTDGVVQSQSHPIRTATGTQRASTAHNTRVGGGINQGYGTGGNYS